One window of Arthrobacter oryzae genomic DNA carries:
- a CDS encoding malonic semialdehyde reductase yields MTIAHEEAVIDAAAVDAIFAEARTANAFTGEVTDEQARAIYELTKFGPTAFNSQPLRVTYVRSDEARAQLVETLSAGNRAKTASAPLVAVLSYDTAWQDQWENFLPGYNAPKAMYDASPDLAASTGNNNAHLQAGYFILAVRSLGFSAGPMTGADFSAIDAAFFPAGDQKSFLVVNIGQPGPDAWGEAKPKFAYADVVRTV; encoded by the coding sequence ATGACAATTGCCCATGAAGAAGCAGTGATCGACGCAGCCGCAGTGGACGCGATTTTCGCTGAAGCCCGTACGGCCAACGCCTTCACCGGTGAGGTCACGGATGAGCAGGCCCGCGCCATTTACGAACTGACCAAGTTCGGCCCCACGGCGTTCAACTCCCAGCCGCTGCGCGTGACCTACGTCCGCTCCGATGAAGCCCGCGCACAGCTCGTGGAGACACTCTCGGCGGGTAACCGCGCCAAGACCGCGTCCGCTCCGCTGGTCGCGGTCCTCAGCTACGACACCGCCTGGCAGGATCAGTGGGAGAACTTCCTGCCCGGCTACAACGCCCCCAAGGCCATGTACGATGCGTCGCCGGATCTCGCGGCCAGCACGGGCAACAACAACGCACACCTCCAGGCCGGTTACTTCATCCTGGCGGTCCGTTCCCTCGGTTTCTCCGCAGGCCCCATGACCGGCGCTGACTTCTCCGCCATTGATGCGGCGTTCTTCCCCGCCGGGGACCAGAAGAGCTTCCTGGTGGTCAACATCGGCCAGCCCGGTCCGGACGCCTGGGGCGAAGCAAAGCCGAAGTTCGCTTACGCGGACGTCGTACGCACGGTCTAG
- the pgm gene encoding phosphoglucomutase (alpha-D-glucose-1,6-bisphosphate-dependent): MASRAGTVAQPQDLVDLTALLDAYYDVSPDLSDPGQRVAFGTSGHRGSSLKASFNEPHIVAITQAIVEYRAGQGITGPLYMAKDTHGLSEPAQNSALEVLAANGVNVLIDARHGYTPTPALSHAILTHNRNAPAGAPQADGIVVTPSHNPPGDGGFKYNPPHGGPADTDATGWIANRANELLENGLRGVKRIPVADALAAETTGKFDFLSSYVDDLPSVLDLNAIREAGVRIGADPMGGASVDYWGEIGERHHLNLTVVNPTVDPQWAFMTLDWDEKIRMDCSSPSAMASLINRMSVGADGSAAYDVATGNDADADRHGIVTPDGGLMNPNHYLAVAIDYLYRHRTGWNPESVIGKTLVSSSIIDRVAESLGRKLVEVPVGFKWFVPGLLSGEGAFGGEESAGASFNKMDGSVWTTDKDGILLALLASEITAVTGKSPSQLYKGLTDQFGDPVYARIDAAATREQKAALGKLSPSDVTATELAGETITAKLTEAPGNGASIGGLKVVTENAWFAARPSGTEDVYKIYAESFKGAEHLKQVQAEAKALVDGVIA; this comes from the coding sequence ATGGCTAGCCGCGCGGGCACAGTTGCCCAACCCCAAGACCTTGTTGACCTCACTGCGCTCCTGGATGCGTACTACGATGTTTCCCCCGATCTGAGCGATCCGGGCCAGCGCGTTGCGTTCGGCACCTCCGGGCACCGGGGGTCCAGCCTGAAGGCTTCGTTCAATGAGCCCCACATCGTGGCCATCACCCAGGCGATCGTGGAATACCGTGCCGGGCAGGGCATCACCGGCCCGCTGTACATGGCAAAAGACACGCACGGCCTCAGCGAACCGGCCCAAAATTCCGCGCTCGAAGTTCTGGCAGCCAACGGTGTGAATGTGCTGATCGACGCCCGCCACGGCTACACGCCGACGCCCGCGTTGAGCCACGCCATCCTTACCCACAACCGGAACGCCCCTGCCGGCGCACCGCAGGCGGACGGCATCGTGGTCACTCCGAGCCACAACCCGCCCGGTGACGGCGGCTTCAAATACAACCCGCCGCACGGCGGACCTGCGGACACTGACGCCACCGGCTGGATCGCGAACCGGGCCAACGAGCTCCTGGAAAACGGGCTCCGCGGCGTCAAGCGCATCCCGGTGGCGGATGCCCTGGCAGCCGAGACAACCGGGAAGTTCGACTTCCTGAGCAGCTACGTGGACGACCTCCCGTCCGTGCTGGACCTGAACGCCATCCGCGAGGCCGGCGTCCGGATCGGCGCCGACCCCATGGGCGGTGCTTCAGTGGACTACTGGGGGGAGATCGGCGAGCGCCACCACCTGAACCTCACCGTGGTGAATCCCACTGTTGATCCGCAGTGGGCCTTTATGACCCTGGACTGGGACGAGAAGATCCGGATGGACTGCTCCTCGCCGTCCGCCATGGCCTCGCTGATCAACCGGATGTCTGTTGGTGCGGACGGGTCCGCAGCCTATGACGTCGCCACGGGCAACGACGCCGACGCTGACCGCCACGGCATCGTCACACCGGACGGCGGGCTGATGAACCCGAACCACTACCTCGCCGTCGCAATCGATTACCTTTACCGCCACCGCACCGGATGGAACCCGGAGTCGGTGATCGGTAAGACCCTCGTGTCCTCCTCCATCATCGACCGCGTGGCCGAGAGCCTGGGCCGCAAGCTCGTTGAGGTTCCCGTGGGCTTCAAGTGGTTCGTTCCCGGGCTGCTGTCCGGCGAAGGCGCGTTCGGCGGCGAGGAATCCGCCGGCGCGTCCTTCAACAAGATGGACGGCAGCGTCTGGACCACGGACAAGGACGGCATCCTGCTGGCCCTGCTTGCCTCGGAGATCACAGCCGTCACGGGCAAATCGCCCTCGCAGCTCTACAAGGGCCTCACCGACCAGTTCGGCGATCCCGTGTATGCACGGATCGACGCCGCAGCCACGCGCGAGCAGAAAGCAGCGCTCGGCAAGCTGTCGCCGTCGGACGTCACCGCCACCGAACTCGCCGGCGAGACGATCACGGCCAAGCTCACCGAGGCTCCGGGTAACGGCGCGTCGATCGGCGGCCTGAAGGTGGTCACCGAGAATGCGTGGTTCGCCGCCCGCCCGTCCGGCACCGAGGACGTCTACAAGATCTACGCAGAGTCCTTCAAGGGCGCCGAGCACCTCAAGCAGGTCCAGGCAGAAGCCAAGGCCCTGGTTGACGGGGTTATCGCCTGA